A stretch of the Polyangiaceae bacterium genome encodes the following:
- a CDS encoding transposase, whose protein sequence is MLNPHLHLLALDGVFVEADDGQLAFHQLSSLDNSDVADLLHTARVRILAFLERRGVIERGPDPRLADDGFAEREPELAALATAAVTGNPPAGPEQRQRPPIALPEHGERSVSGLSAREDGFSVHAATTAPAGDARARETLCKYVLRPPLAQDRVRRLGSGLVRILLKRPFSDGTTAIDQGPLSLLCRLAASVPPPRAHRVHYDPGKSPTGDAGVLAAAHRWRARVVPPPPRATEDACARAGHAHDAGHEGKKARPATHRSRYRPWRELLKRTFKIDIEKCAKCGAPMVLRAMVTAAETVTRFLRRLGEDPEPPSLAPPRRPPFFISPALRQRLGRLDGDSNAQMEMFVS, encoded by the coding sequence TTGCTCAACCCGCACCTCCACCTCCTCGCCTTGGACGGCGTCTTCGTCGAAGCCGACGACGGACAGCTCGCCTTCCACCAGCTCTCCTCTCTCGACAACTCCGACGTCGCCGATCTCCTGCACACCGCTCGCGTTCGGATCCTCGCCTTCCTCGAGCGGCGCGGCGTCATCGAGCGCGGTCCCGACCCGCGCCTCGCCGACGATGGCTTCGCCGAGCGCGAGCCGGAGCTCGCCGCCCTCGCCACCGCCGCCGTCACCGGCAACCCACCCGCCGGGCCCGAGCAGCGGCAGCGTCCCCCCATCGCCCTGCCCGAGCATGGCGAGCGCTCCGTCTCCGGCCTCTCCGCCCGCGAGGACGGCTTCTCCGTGCACGCCGCCACCACAGCCCCCGCCGGCGACGCCCGCGCTCGCGAGACGCTCTGCAAGTACGTCCTGCGCCCGCCGCTAGCCCAGGACCGCGTGCGCCGGCTCGGGAGCGGGCTCGTCCGTATCCTGCTGAAACGACCGTTCTCCGACGGCACCACGGCCATCGACCAGGGCCCGCTCTCCCTGCTCTGTCGGCTCGCGGCCTCGGTCCCACCCCCACGCGCCCACCGCGTCCACTACGACCCTGGGAAGTCCCCGACGGGGGACGCGGGCGTCCTCGCCGCCGCTCACCGCTGGAGAGCACGCGTCGTCCCGCCCCCGCCCCGAGCGACCGAGGACGCCTGCGCTCGAGCTGGCCACGCGCATGACGCCGGACACGAAGGCAAGAAAGCTCGACCGGCAACTCATCGCTCCAGGTATCGCCCCTGGCGTGAGCTCTTGAAGCGCACCTTCAAGATCGACATCGAGAAGTGCGCCAAGTGCGGCGCTCCCATGGTCCTGCGCGCCATGGTCACCGCGGCTGAGACGGTCACCCGCTTCCTCCGCAGGCTCGGCGAAGACCCCGAGCCTCCATCCCTCGCTCCCCCGAGGAGGCCGCCGTTCTTCATCAGCCCCGCCCTGCGTCAGAGGCTCGGCAGGCTCGACGGCGACTCCAACGCGCAGATGGAGATGTTCGTGTCGTAG
- a CDS encoding MFS transporter, with product MSTDQEGAGGAQPREARQATTGGGNKAELGKAMGMPEVPKPGTAVMMTYIGLAAGDLGSGALSQILKSRKRVLAGFIGLTALSVVLYFTLAKSSIAMLYGVCLLLGFATGYWAVFVTMASELFGTNIRATVTTTAPNFVRGAVVPLTFSFKYLKDSLGVVGSAIAVGVVTLLIAAVSLLALQETYGKSLDYVEE from the coding sequence GTGAGCACCGATCAGGAGGGGGCAGGCGGCGCGCAGCCGCGCGAAGCGCGGCAAGCAACGACCGGGGGAGGCAACAAAGCCGAGCTCGGCAAGGCCATGGGCATGCCGGAAGTCCCGAAGCCCGGCACCGCAGTAATGATGACGTACATCGGCCTCGCCGCCGGCGATCTCGGCAGCGGCGCGCTCTCGCAAATCCTGAAGAGCAGGAAGCGCGTCCTCGCCGGCTTCATCGGCCTCACGGCGCTCTCGGTCGTCCTCTACTTCACCCTCGCCAAGAGCTCGATCGCGATGCTTTACGGCGTTTGCCTGCTCCTCGGCTTCGCCACCGGCTACTGGGCGGTGTTCGTGACTATGGCCTCGGAGCTTTTCGGCACGAACATCCGCGCCACCGTCACCACCACCGCTCCGAACTTCGTCCGCGGCGCAGTGGTGCCGCTGACGTTTTCGTTCAAGTACTTGAAGGATTCGCTGGGCGTCGTCGGCAGCGCGATCGCGGTCGGCGTGGTCACGCTGCTGATCGCGGCGGTGTCGCTGCTGGCGCTGCAGGAGACGTACGGGAAGAGCTTGGACTACGTGGAGGAGTGA